GCGAACATGTAGATGACCGCGCCGCTTAGGCTGATGTAATTCAAGGCTGCCATCCCAAGGAACACATAGCCCATGTGACTGGAACTGGAATAGCCGATCACGTACTTGGTGTCTTTGGCATAAAACGCCACGAAACCGCCATAGATGATGCTGAACATGCAAAGAACGGCGGCGATCGGCATCAGTTCCCTGGTCGTCTCCGGGAGAATTTCAAACGCCACCCGCATAATGGAGAAGTGTCCCAGCTTCATGAGGACACCGGCATGAAGCATGCTGGTTGCGGCCGGCGCAGCCGCATGGCCGACCGGCGACCACGAGTGCAACGGCCACAGCGGAGCGATCGACGCAAAGCCGAAGAACACCAAGACCCAGATGATCTTGTCCAACGTCGTGCCGAGCGCCGGAATATTCATGAGATGGGCCTGCTCCCGGAGCACCAGGATATCGAAGGTGTTCAGCCCGGAGTATTTATAGATGAGTAAGATGCCCATGAGCGCGACGACGGCAAAGGCGGACAGGAAGAGCACGAGTTTCATCGCCGCATATTCTTTGCTGTTCGATCCGAAGTTCAGGAGAAATCCAACTGAGTCCCGCCGTTTCAGACCTTCGGGATCGGTCATTTCCAAATACTTCTTCGTGTGGCTGCCCCACATCCCCAACAGCAAATACATCGGGATGACGGACATCTCATAGAAGAAATAGAGAAAGAACAAGTCTAGGGACATGAACACACCGATCGTGGCAGCCGCCAGGATCAACAACCAGATGTAGAACTCTTTCGTACGATCCTTGATGTGCCACGATACGAAGATGCCGGCAAACAGCAAAATGGAAGAGGCCAGCACGAGAGGAGTGCCGACCCCATCGACGCCAAGATACAATGCAATGCCGAGTTGCCTCGACCATTCGAACTTTTGAACAAACTGAAATCCGCCTGTGCTTGGATCATACGCATAAAAAATATAGAGCGACGCGATCAGCGACACAAAGGCTGCGCTTGCCGCTATGCTTCGAACAAGCAGCGGCTGTCGATTTGACACAAAAATTAACCCCAAGGCCCCGGCGAACGGAGCGAAGAGGACATACAGTAGTGCGTACTCTCCCATTGACCTAATACCCCTGTCTTACCTGACTACCATCCAGGGCTACCGCATTTTCGTGATGGAGGCGATCGACGAGCGCTTGAACAGATCCGTTCATGATTCGTAAAAACGGCGAGGGATAGAGCCCGATCCAGAAAATCATGACCGAAAGTGAGACCGCAATGACCATCTCACGAAGCTGCAGGTCGCTCATCGCACCTTTCACCGCACTGCCGAGCGGACCCATCATCGAACGTTCGTAGTACCACAGAAAATACGCGGCACCAAAAATGACCCCGAGCACGGCGATTCCGCCAAACCACCACTTGGCCTCGAATGCTCCCAAGAGAATGAGAAACTCCCCGACAAAGCCGTTCGTACCGGGCAGTCCGATCGACGCCAGTCCGATAATGAGCAAGAATGTTGCGAGTCGAGGCACTTGTTTTGCCATTCCACCGAACGCAGACAACTGAGTTGTCTGCTGCCGAGAGTAGAGAAAGCCGGCGATAAAGAAGAGTCCAGCAGTGCTGAATCCCAGATTGATCATCGTGAGCAAGCTGCCTTGCAGACCTTGATAGTTCAGGGCAAACAACCCCACGACGATAAAGCCCAAGTGACTGATGCTGCTGTAGGCCAGCAGGCGACGGAAATCGGACTGAACCAAGGCCATCCAGGCTCCGTAGAGAATTGCGCAGAGGCCAAGCACGACCATCACCATGACAACCGTCTCGCTTTTCGACGCATCGGGGAGCAAGGGGATGCTGAACCGCATAAAACCAAACGTGCCCACTTTCAATCCCGCCAAGGCCACGGCCATCCCGATCGGGCCCTCCAACAGTGCATCAGGCAGCCATGTATGGAAAGGAAACACCGGAGCCTTGAACGCAAATCCTAGGAACATCAGCCAAAAAATGACGAGTTGCTGAGAGACCGGAACCGGTACCGTCATGAGCTCAAGCAGATCGAACGAATAGGTCTGATCGGGGTGATGCAGGGAGGCCCATTCATGAAAATTGATGTTCAGCAACGCGATGCCCACCAGCATGAACACGCTGCCCAAGAGCGTATATACGACGAACTTCAACGCGGCGTAATGACGTTCGGCTCCCCCTCCCCACAGCTTGATCAGAAAATAGCTGGGTATCAGCATCAACTCCCAGAAGACGAAAAACAGGATCAAATCCAGCGACACGAAGATGCCCATCGTCGTCGTCTCGAGCGCCAACAGGCACATCATGTACAGCTTGACTTGATGTCGAATCGTATCCCACGAATAGACCACGACCAAGACCGTCAAAAATGCCGTGAGTCCCACGAACAGGACGCTGATTCCATCGACGGCCAGGTGATAGCTGATGCCTAGCGCAGGAATCCATTGGACACGCTCTGTGAACTGCATAGCGGCTGACTCGGGCACGAAGCGCAGCAGGACGAATACAGAAAGTGCAAACTCCACTAGGGCAATCGTGAGGG
This region of Nitrospira sp. genomic DNA includes:
- a CDS encoding NADH-quinone oxidoreductase subunit M, translated to MLEELTAGFPILSSILFLPLVGAAVLWLLDDEDLVRTSTLTIALVEFALSVFVLLRFVPESAAMQFTERVQWIPALGISYHLAVDGISVLFVGLTAFLTVLVVVYSWDTIRHQVKLYMMCLLALETTTMGIFVSLDLILFFVFWELMLIPSYFLIKLWGGGAERHYAALKFVVYTLLGSVFMLVGIALLNINFHEWASLHHPDQTYSFDLLELMTVPVPVSQQLVIFWLMFLGFAFKAPVFPFHTWLPDALLEGPIGMAVALAGLKVGTFGFMRFSIPLLPDASKSETVVMVMVVLGLCAILYGAWMALVQSDFRRLLAYSSISHLGFIVVGLFALNYQGLQGSLLTMINLGFSTAGLFFIAGFLYSRQQTTQLSAFGGMAKQVPRLATFLLIIGLASIGLPGTNGFVGEFLILLGAFEAKWWFGGIAVLGVIFGAAYFLWYYERSMMGPLGSAVKGAMSDLQLREMVIAVSLSVMIFWIGLYPSPFLRIMNGSVQALVDRLHHENAVALDGSQVRQGY
- a CDS encoding NADH-quinone oxidoreductase subunit M — protein: MGEYALLYVLFAPFAGALGLIFVSNRQPLLVRSIAASAAFVSLIASLYIFYAYDPSTGGFQFVQKFEWSRQLGIALYLGVDGVGTPLVLASSILLFAGIFVSWHIKDRTKEFYIWLLILAAATIGVFMSLDLFFLYFFYEMSVIPMYLLLGMWGSHTKKYLEMTDPEGLKRRDSVGFLLNFGSNSKEYAAMKLVLFLSAFAVVALMGILLIYKYSGLNTFDILVLREQAHLMNIPALGTTLDKIIWVLVFFGFASIAPLWPLHSWSPVGHAAAPAATSMLHAGVLMKLGHFSIMRVAFEILPETTRELMPIAAVLCMFSIIYGGFVAFYAKDTKYVIGYSSSSHMGYVFLGMAALNYISLSGAVIYMFAHAMATGMLFAMAGWVYDQTHSRDIPSLGGLVNKMPFISACFIVACMASVGMPGTVNFIAEIMIIVGSWNKYPLQVIVAMLGIVLTLAYLFKMMRGLFYGPMNQKYSHAHDAISTVDRLPLLIMISVSIGFGIFPMHLYDVVRSGVDPLVARITRVVPVAETSEGLGVNGKSMPLERTAAPLAAHKAISDLPQVSREERE